The following coding sequences lie in one Alosa alosa isolate M-15738 ecotype Scorff River chromosome 21, AALO_Geno_1.1, whole genome shotgun sequence genomic window:
- the stc2a gene encoding stanniocalcin-2a — MLVKFAIALLVLSVFEQVVGTDNIDFHDNPPEKPASQKGRLSLQNTAEIQHCLVSAGDVGCGVFECFENNSCEIRGLQEICMTFLHNAGKFDSQGKSFIKDALKCMAHGLRHKFSCISRKCLAIKDMVFQLQRECYIKHNLCSAAKDNVNVMVEMIHFQDLFPKGPYVELVNILLSCGEEVKEAITRSVRSQCEQNWGALCESLTLCSPMPNAQVPGAPGGPPDRRPAGAGGTATLPAAHSDLDNPKGSRQEKDKPSKGGFNVHPRSRGQGSRRASLEAGGIKQEDPETTDIRR, encoded by the exons ATGTTGGTCAAATTTGCAATAGCGCTGTTGGTGCTCTCAGTCTTTGAACAAGTAGTGGGGACGGATAATATCGATTTTCATGACAATCCTCCAGAAAAACCGGCCAGTCAGAAAGGACGGCTCTCTCTACAGAATACAG CTGAAATCCAGCATTGTCTGGTGAGTGCGGGCGATGTTGGCTGTGGCGTTTTCGAGTGTTTCGAGAACAACTCGTGCGAGATCCGTGGCCTGCAGGAGATCTGCATGACCTTCCTGCACAACGCTGGCAAGTTTGACTCGCAG GGTAAATCCTTCATCAAGGATGCACTGAAGTGCATGGCCCATGGCCTGCGCCACAAGTTCAGCTGCATCAGTCGCAAGTGTCTGGCCATCAAGGACATGGTGTTTCAGCTACAGCGGGAGTGCTACATCAAGCACAACCTCTGCTCGGCCGCCAAGGACAATGTCAACGTCATGGTGGAGATGATCCACTTCCAGGACCTGTTCCCCAAAGG GCCGTATGTGGAACTGGTGAACATCCTCCTGAGCTGCGGCGAGGAAGTAAAGGAGGCCATCACACGCAGTGTGAGGTCGCAGTGCGAGCAGAACTGGGGCGCTCTGTGTGAAAGCCTGACCCTGTGTTCGCCCATGCCTAACGCTCAGGTGCCCGGGGCCCCCGGGGGCCCCCCAGATCGCCGccctgctggtgctggtggcaCTGCCACACTCCCCGCCGCGCACTCTGACCTGGACAACCCCAAAGGCTCCCGGCAAGAGAAGGACAAGCCTAGCAAAGGGGGCTTCAACGTGCACCCCAGGAGTCGTGGACAGGGGTCCCGCCGCGCAAGCCTGGAGGCCGGGGGGATCAAGCAGGAGGACCCCGAGACCACCGACATCCGGAGGTGA